A part of Silvimonas soli genomic DNA contains:
- a CDS encoding FecCD family ABC transporter permease: MNSASAVANTPARLPSLHRSLAVFATLTAVLVVLVLVSSANGAVRIPFSAMPHVLFGDVLTDDEVLWRNVLMQVRLPRVLLAVVAGAGLTITGTAMQALFRNPLAEPGLIGISSGGALGAVAAIVLGAPGMFWLAPAAFIGSLLSTAVCYQLGSRQRGMGSLLLAGVAINVICGSMIGLFTYMADDAQLRSLTFWNMGSLAGATWSQLAFLAPWTLGLSLLLLREWRALNALLLGEREAQHLGFALKSLRRRLIVLVALIVGPLVAATGVIGFVGLVVPHLVRLSLGADHRWLLPNTLVAGAIALSLADWLARIAVVPAELPIGIVTSLVGGPFFLWMLTRKMR, from the coding sequence ATGAATTCTGCTTCTGCCGTGGCCAACACCCCGGCTCGCTTGCCCTCGCTGCATCGTTCACTCGCGGTGTTTGCCACGCTCACCGCCGTATTGGTAGTGCTGGTGCTGGTGTCGTCAGCCAATGGTGCGGTGCGTATCCCGTTCAGCGCCATGCCACATGTGCTGTTTGGCGATGTACTGACCGATGACGAAGTCCTCTGGCGCAACGTGCTGATGCAAGTGCGTCTGCCGCGCGTCTTGCTGGCCGTGGTCGCTGGTGCCGGGCTCACCATCACTGGTACCGCCATGCAGGCGCTGTTTCGCAATCCACTGGCAGAACCGGGCTTGATCGGCATCTCGTCCGGCGGCGCGCTGGGCGCGGTGGCGGCCATTGTGCTGGGTGCGCCGGGCATGTTCTGGCTGGCGCCGGCCGCGTTTATCGGCAGTTTGCTCTCCACCGCTGTGTGTTATCAGTTGGGCAGCCGCCAGCGCGGCATGGGTAGTTTGTTGCTGGCAGGAGTGGCAATCAATGTCATCTGCGGCAGCATGATCGGGCTGTTTACCTACATGGCCGACGATGCCCAACTGCGCAGTCTGACCTTCTGGAATATGGGCAGTCTGGCCGGTGCTACCTGGTCACAACTGGCGTTTCTGGCACCGTGGACACTCGGTTTGTCGCTGCTGTTGCTACGCGAATGGCGCGCTTTGAACGCCTTGCTGCTAGGTGAACGTGAGGCGCAGCATCTGGGCTTTGCGCTCAAATCTCTGCGCCGTAGATTGATTGTGCTGGTCGCGCTAATCGTCGGCCCACTGGTTGCGGCGACCGGCGTGATCGGCTTTGTCGGACTGGTGGTGCCGCATCTGGTGCGCTTGTCGCTGGGAGCAGATCACCGCTGGTTGCTGCCCAACACACTGGTGGCCGGAGCGATCGCTTTGTCGCTGGCGGACTGGCTGGCGCGGATTGCCGTCGTCCCGGCTGAATTGCCGATTGGCATTGTCACCAGTCTGGTCGGCGGGCCGTTCTTTTTGTGGATGCTGACCCGGAAAATGCGTTGA